The stretch of DNA TTCTTTGCATCTGGGCAAACAATTCTAATTTTTCCTCCAGGAGCCAAAACTCGATAGCATTCTTTTAGTAAAAAACAAATATCATCATAGTAAAAATGCTCGATGATATGCTCAGCAAGAATCGCATCAACACTATTGTCTTTGAGGGGCAGTTTTAAAAGTAAATTTACAGGATATACATTCTTACCCAATCGGTGGGTATCAAAACCAATCCATCCATCTGCAACCGTAGTTCCCGAACCAAGGGCAATATTAACTTGGTCTAAAGACGCTAAATGTTTTTCTAATTTTCGTACTTTTATTTGATTCTTAAACAACCGATATAGTTGTTTCGGAAAGGACAAAAATTCTTTTACTAGATCTTTTTTCGTTAGTGGCACAAATCCCCAATCATCCTTTTCATCAACTCTCCAATTTGGTTCTCTAGTTACCATAAATCTGCTTTTCTATGTGGCATTAAATCGATTAGCTTATCCAATGAGTCTACAGAAAACGTAGGCATTGGGATGGAGTTTAATGCCAAATTATTGTTCCCAATATAAACCGTTTTGTACCCTCTATTAATGGCAGGTAACATATCAGCCTCATAACTATTTCCAACAAATAGGACAAAGTCTTTAGGTGTTAAATTGATTGTTTCCTCCAATTGCTTAAATACATTAGATGAAGGTTTTCGCCAGCCACATTCACTAGATAAAATGATCTCATCAAAATAGCCTCCTAATTGATGGGTCTCAAAGACTTTATTTAATAAAGACTTAGGGATTGCTGTATTTGAAAGGGCTATAATTTCTCCTCCACTCTCCTTTAAATCTTTTAGCAATTCTCTTGCTCCCTCCAAAGGAGTCAAATAAGTAGTTTCGGCTCCTCCAAAAAGCTGCCAAGCTACTTCTTCCAATATTTCTAACGAAATATTGAGTTTAAAATGATCGAGTGTATTTTGCAGTATCGTACTAGCAGGGATTTGGTCATCTGACAATCGAAAGTTTTCTTTCATCAATTGATCAATGCCATAATACAGCAATTGGGTCAATGATTTTTCATCCATCCCCGTTTTTTCAATGAGCGCTTTGGGCAGTGCTTTTAATTCGGGCATTGCTTCATCAACTAACGTTCCTCCCAAATCAAAAACCACGATATAGCGCCCTTCTGTGAAATTGTATTTATTCATTGTTTATGTTTATTTT from Aureispira anguillae encodes:
- a CDS encoding class I SAM-dependent methyltransferase — translated: MVTREPNWRVDEKDDWGFVPLTKKDLVKEFLSFPKQLYRLFKNQIKVRKLEKHLASLDQVNIALGSGTTVADGWIGFDTHRLGKNVYPVNLLLKLPLKDNSVDAILAEHIIEHFYYDDICFLLKECYRVLAPGGKIRIVCPDAKNIAELIIMGKQAEMDHDVLEDSKIHRWPDDGMRSARFINRLSHQWGQHKSLLSRTMLTNLLKQAGFEEIFQATDRTSTVFETLPDVHLLRFPNDSSKLNLAIEAIAKKNR
- a CDS encoding HAD family hydrolase, which encodes MNKYNFTEGRYIVVFDLGGTLVDEAMPELKALPKALIEKTGMDEKSLTQLLYYGIDQLMKENFRLSDDQIPASTILQNTLDHFKLNISLEILEEVAWQLFGGAETTYLTPLEGARELLKDLKESGGEIIALSNTAIPKSLLNKVFETHQLGGYFDEIILSSECGWRKPSSNVFKQLEETINLTPKDFVLFVGNSYEADMLPAINRGYKTVYIGNNNLALNSIPMPTFSVDSLDKLIDLMPHRKADLW